CTTGTCTGAAGTATACGTACATGCGACTACCGAATACTCTAACTAGGACTAGTCAACATGGTATATGATGCACAGATGAATGCTACGTCGTACTCCGTCTGCAAGCTACCTACTACTATGTCATGGACGTAGGTGGAAAATGTCTAATTTGTCTCCGTCtgcaagctagctagctaggttCAGGAATGCATGGTACGCCGGCAATTTCCTTTCTACTATAAGCAACAGATTAATTATTAAACAGCAGCGTCACACTAGCAGGTTGAACACGGTGTAGTAGGAGTAGTATTGGTTATGactatttttttttttttgcgttcGTATTGGTTATGACTAGGACACCTATGTATAGTTAACCAGTGCAAAAATAATGCATCAAATAACGTAGTATACATCATCTTAATTGCGGTGCTCTCCATGTGATATGAACCCACCATGCATGCAGGGCTGTGATTCATCGGTGCTCCTGTCCGTCAACCCCGGCGGAGGCACGACGGAGCGCGAGGCAGCGCCGAACAACCCGAGCCTGCGCGGCTTCGCGGTCGTGGACGCCGCCAGGGCGGCATTGGAGCAGAGCTGCCCGCGCACGGTGTCATGCGCCGACATCCTGGCCTTCGCCGCCCGGGACAGCGTGAACATCACCGGCAGCAACGCCTTCTACCAGGTCCCTTCCGGCCGCCGCGACGGGAACCTCTCGACCGACACCGGCGCGTTCACCCTCCCGGGGCCGAACCTGACGGCGGACGGCCTCGTCAGGGGGTTCGCGGACCGGAACCTGACCGCCGAGGACATGGTGGTCCTGTCGGGCTCCCACACCCTGGGCCGCTCCCACTGCAACTCCTTCATCGTCCGGAACCGGGAGCGGCTGGCGAGCGGCACCATCAGCCCGGCGTACCAGGCGCTGCTGGAGGCGCTGTGCCCGGCGAACACGAGCCAGTTCACCAACGTGACGACGGAGATCGACCTGAGCACGCCGGTGGTGCTGGACAACAACTACTACAAGCTGGTGCAGCTCAACCTGGGCCTGCACTTCTCCGACGACCAGCTCATCCGCAACGCCACCCTCAAGGCCTTCGTCGACGCCTTCGCCGCCAACGAGACGCTGTGGAAGGACAAGTTCCTCGCCGCCATGATCAAGATGGGCAACATCAGCCCCAAGACCGGCACGCAGGGGGAGATCCGCCTCAACTGCAGCCTCGTCAACCcggcctcctcttcttcgtccGCCTACGCTGGGGTGATCGAGATGCTCCGCCGACAGGGCTCCGACGATAAGGTCGCCAAGGGCTGATGTATGCGTCCTTGAATGCGAATGCACGGGCGTGCTGGCCGGTCGGTGTCCGTTCGCACGTATACTAGacttgtgatgaatgatgaataatAAACGCTGTCGTGCTCTGAGTTGCTGAGTCATGCATGGACTAGATCTGGTTGGAGAATGAATGGTCCAACACATCACCGGCGCCATGCGCGCGCGTCGCAGTGCTCCATTACTACGAAGCACCGATACGGCGACATCGATACGACGATACAGATACAGGGATACGGGATATGGTAATTTTGAAAAACAGCAATACGGCGATACGGCAGGTAtatataaataattaataaaatttcatattatGAAGACAATGAATTGAATGCCTGAGATGAGATCCAAATACTGCCCATTTGTTGCATCCATGCTTATTTCTCGATGACCAATGATCATCACTTTACTCAATCCTAGCCTTCGGATGACTGAATCATCATCAATTTACTCAGCAGTGGCCAGTAGTCAGCAAGCACGCACACATAAATAACAGCCACGCATGCATGGCGAAACAAGCACACACAGCCAACACGCCTGCATCACGGCACCATCAAAGCAGCAAGCAAGCAAGTGCGGGAGGACCGAACACCACCGAAGAAGAGCAGGGAATGTGTAAGGGAAGGAATTATCATGCTGGCGACGAGCgacgggcggtggcggtggcggcagaggcggGTCGAGTCCGGACGACGGCCAGCGGCGGCATAGGCAAGGCGAGCCCAGACGGCGGTGAGCGACTTCAGCCAACGC
The sequence above is drawn from the Triticum aestivum cultivar Chinese Spring chromosome 7A, IWGSC CS RefSeq v2.1, whole genome shotgun sequence genome and encodes:
- the LOC123147832 gene encoding peroxidase 1, with protein sequence MASSGGLAGLAVLLTAVLCLQLPVHSRAQLRVGFYNTTCPNAEAIVRQAVTAAFATNPGVAAGLIRLHFHDCFVEGCDSSVLLSVNPGGGTTEREAAPNNPSLRGFAVVDAARAALEQSCPRTVSCADILAFAARDSVNITGSNAFYQVPSGRRDGNLSTDTGAFTLPGPNLTADGLVRGFADRNLTAEDMVVLSGSHTLGRSHCNSFIVRNRERLASGTISPAYQALLEALCPANTSQFTNVTTEIDLSTPVVLDNNYYKLVQLNLGLHFSDDQLIRNATLKAFVDAFAANETLWKDKFLAAMIKMGNISPKTGTQGEIRLNCSLVNPASSSSSAYAGVIEMLRRQGSDDKVAKG